From Poecile atricapillus isolate bPoeAtr1 chromosome 13, bPoeAtr1.hap1, whole genome shotgun sequence, one genomic window encodes:
- the LOC131584279 gene encoding protocadherin beta-15-like produces MAIARQVLCLSALLWLPPARAEPIRYSVAEEAESGSLVGELAEDAGLTPAQLSARRARLVSEDGRQHFALERGSGRLLVAGRLDREELCGQSATCTLPFELLLSNPLQFFRVEVALEDINDHSPVFLEDRVTFDIPETSNPDSRFPLEAARDLDIGSNTVQTYSISPENEFFSISSGTRITGKKYLELVLEKPLDREEQAEMSFSLTAVDGGSPPRTGTTEVKIVILDANDNAPIFTHEEYIGEVLENMPEGSVVLTVLATDQDAGVYGKISYQLSDTADQIDAAFVIDPITGEIKITKPLDYEAAQSYELSVRARDGGGLSAICKVLVEVVDVNDNAPEVVVSSFSSPLPENTAPGTVVALFTVRDRDSGANGKISCGLEDQLFFSLRPAYKNYYELVTVSALDREETARYILRVTAADAGSPPLTSTQTFTVDISDVNDNAPVFNQTSYTMYVRENNVPTVFVGAVSAADADVGLNGKVSYSLAAVQAAEGPWCSCVSVNSENGHVFVLRPLDYERLRQTEVTVSASDAGSPPLRANVSVRLVVLDENDNAPLVLYPGQESSPASSELVPVSAEAGYLITKVVAVDADSGQNSWLSYHLLRASEPGLFTVGVHSGEVRLRRPVTERDSVRQKLLVLVRDNGKPPLSATAAVSALLLKDLSDVRLPGHGSPAPEDQGGSLTTYLIIALVCVSLLFLVSTALFVARKVCKRKELKAGHVLYGADNLQSGLADGAAAGSLPRAYCYEISLTTGSGNSEFKFLKPILPSLPPQHCAVSQGPEDEQHFPCVPVSTEDTAPDNPGTLSAGHFNSLSFN; encoded by the coding sequence atGGCGATCGCAAGGCAAGTGCTTTGTCTGTCTGCTTTGCTGTGGCTGCCGCCCGCTCGCGCCGAGCCCATCCGCTACTCCGTAGCCGAGGAGGCGGAAAGCGGCTCCCTGGTAGGCGAGCTGGCGGAGGACGCGGGGCTGACGCCGGCGCAGCTCTCGGCTCGCCGCGCCCGCCTGGTGTCGGAGGACGGCCGGCAGCATTTTGCCTTAGAGCGCGGCTCCGGCCGCCTGCTCGTGGCGGGGAGGCTGGACCGGGAGGAGCTGTGCGGCCAGTCCGCCACCTGCACGCTCCCCTtcgagctgctgctctccaacCCCCTGCAGTTCTTTCGGGTCGAGGTGGCTCTGGAGGATATCAATGACCATTCCCCCGTCTTCCTCGAGGATCGAGTTACTTTTGACATCCCTGAAACGAGCAACCCTGATTCACGATTCCCACTGGAGGCTGCTAGGGATCTCGATATTGGCAGCAACACAGTCCAGACATACAGCATCTCTCCCGAGAACGAGTTCTTTAGTATCTCATCGGGAACTCGAATTACGGGAAAGAAGTATCTTGAACTTGTTTTAGAAAAGCCACTAGACAgagaggagcaggcagagatGAGTTTCAGTCTTACTGCTGTAGATGGTGGGTCTCCTCCCAGGACTGGGACAACCGAAGTGAAAATTGTCATACTAGATGCAAATGACAATGCTCCCATCTTCACACATGAAGAATACATTGGTGAGGTTCTGGAAAACATGCCAGAAGGCTCAGTAGTTTTAACAGTGCTGGCAACTGATCAGGATGCAGGTGTTTATGGCAAAATTTCCTATCAGCTCAGTGACACTGCAGACCAGATTGATGCAGCATTTGTGATTGATCCCATAACGGGTGAAATTAAAATCACAAAACCTCTGGACTATGAGGCAGCACAGAGTTACGAGCTGAGTGTGAGAGCCAGAGATGGTGGGGGACTCTCAGCCATCTGCAAAGTGTTGGTGGAGGTGGTGGATGTGAATGACAATGCCCCAGAGGTGGTGGTCAGCTCCTTCAGCAGTCCCCTCCCCGAGAACACAGCGCCCGGCACGGTGGTTGCCCTGTTTACGGTCAGGGACCGGGATTCTGGGGCCAACGGGAAGATCTCGTGTGGCCTCGAGGATCAGCTCTTCTTCTCGCTGCGGCCAGCCTATAAGAATTACTATGAGCTGGTGACAGTGAGCGCGCTGGACCGCGAGGAGACGGCTCGCTACATCCTCAGGGTGACGGCAGCAGACGCGGGGTCGCCTCCTCTGACGAGCACGCAGACCTTCACCGTGGACATCTCGGATGTCAACGACAACGCTCCCGTCTTCAACCAGACATCGTACACCATGTACGTGCGTGAGAACAACGTGCCCACGGTATTTGTTGGAGCCGTCAGCGCTGCCGACGCTGACGTGGGGCTCAATGGCAAGGTGAGCTATTCCCTGGCAGCGGTGCAAGCGGCAGAGGGGCCTTGGTGCTCGTGTGTGTCTGTGAACTCTGAGAACGGGCACGTGTTTGTGCTGCGGCCCCTGGACTACGAGCGCTTGAGGCAGACGGAGGTGACGGTCAGTGCCTCTGACGCGGGCTCTCCTCCCCTCAGAGCCAACGTCAGCGTCCGCCTCGTGGTGCTGGACGAGAACGACAACGCCCCGCTGGTGCTGTACCCAGGCCAGGAGAGCAGCCCAGCGTCCAGTGAGCTGGTGCCCGTGTCGGCCGAGGCGGGCTACCTGATCACCAAAGTGGTGGCCGTGGATGCCGACTCCGGGCAGAACTCGTGGCTCTCGTACCACCTGCTGAGGGCCAGCGAGCCAGGGCTGTTCACGGTGGGTGTCCACAGCGGGGAGGTGCGTCTGAGGAGGCCGGTGACGGAGAGAGACAGCGTGAGGCAGAAGCTCCTTGTCCTGGTCAGAGACAACGGCAAGCCGCCCCTGTCGGCCACGGCAGCTGTGAGCGCGCTCCTGCTCAAGGACTTGTCAGACGTGCGCCTCCCCGGGCACGGCAGCCCGGCCCCAGAGGATCAGGGTGGCTCCCTGACCACCTATTTAATCATTGCCCTGGTGTGTgtctccctgctcttcctcGTCTCCACCGCACTCTTTGTGGCTCGCAAGGTGTGCAAGAGAAAGGAGCTGAAGGCTGGCCATGTGCTTTATGGTGCCGACAACTTGCAGAGCGGCCTGGCCgatggggctgctgcagggagcctgcCCCGCGCCTATTGCTACGAGATCAGCCTCACAACGGGCTCGGGCAACAGCGAGTTCAAATTCCTCAAGCCCATCCTCCCCAGCCTGCCACCACAGCACTGCGCCGTGAGCCAGGGCCCGGAGGATGAACAGCAtttcccctgtgtccctgtcagcACCGAGGACACGGCACCAGACAATCCTGGCACTCTCTCTGCAGGACACTTCAATTCTCTTTCCTTCAACTAG